The Deltaproteobacteria bacterium genomic interval CCGAAACCATGAACATGGAACACAGGTTCCTGATGTGAAATCCGGTCATTACCGTTATCCCGTGGGTTACTAGTATAAATCTCAAACTCCATTTTGTCATCTAATGATTTTTCGATTGGGGATAACCGCCGGGCGAAGTCAAGATCTTTAAAACACAGGGTAATATAATAAATATGAGATTGTCTTGATCAAGTGATTAAAATATGGCATTCTTCAGTACAGTATTCCCGAAACTCAGTGGTGATTATCTATGATCAATAACGCGCCTCTCGACCTGGTAAAAAAGCTTTGCCAGATCGGCATTGCCCTCTCGAGCGAAAGAAACCTGCGCCGGCTTTTGGAATTGATCGTCCGTGAAGTTCGTGGCTTCACCAGGGCTGACGCTGGCAGTCTTTACATCCGTGACAATGATAAACTCCGGTTTGAAGTTTCCCAATGTGATACCATAGATAACCGGCCCGGTAAGAAAAAGGATTATTTCCGACCTTATCTACTGCCTCTGACCAATAAAAGCATTGCCGGTTACGTAGCCCTGACCGGTGAGATTCTTAACATCAAAGACGTTTACCAATTGGATGGTAAACAGGAATTCTATCATTCCAAGGATTTTGATCTGAGAAATAATTACCAAACACAATCCATGCTGGTCGTACCGATGTGCGACCACCGCGATGATATCATCGGCGTGCTGCAACTCATAAATGCCCTTGACGATCACGATCAAGTCATCTCTTTTCCGGTCGAAGTTGAAAATCTTGTCCTATCCCTGGCCTCCCAGGCAGCGGTGGCCATTCGCAACACCCAGCTTCTCGAATCAATAAAAAATATATTTAAGGCGCTGGTTCAATACTCAGCCACGGCCATTGACGCCCGAAGTCCAATGACAGCCGGTCATTCCAAACGGGTGGCCGCCCTGTCCCTGCTTCTGGCCGCAGCTATGAACCAGCAAACCGACGGCCCCTTTGCCCAGATTACCTTTACCGAAGAGGAGCTTGAAGAACTGTCGTATGCGGCCTGGCTCCACGACATTGGCAAGATAGGTGTCCCGGAACACATCCTGGACAAATCCGCTAGATTGAATGAAGTTCATATTGAGCTGATCAAGGCCCGTTTTGACCTGGCCCGGGCCCGGGTGGAGTACAACTTCCACAAAAGTCTTTCAGAAGAAAAACTAACTTCTGAAGAGATTCA includes:
- a CDS encoding GAF domain-containing protein, with the translated sequence MINNAPLDLVKKLCQIGIALSSERNLRRLLELIVREVRGFTRADAGSLYIRDNDKLRFEVSQCDTIDNRPGKKKDYFRPYLLPLTNKSIAGYVALTGEILNIKDVYQLDGKQEFYHSKDFDLRNNYQTQSMLVVPMCDHRDDIIGVLQLINALDDHDQVISFPVEVENLVLSLASQAAVAIRNTQLLESIKNIFKALVQYSATAIDARSPMTAGHSKRVAALSLLLAAAMNQQTDGPFAQITFTEEELEELSYAAWLHDIGKIGVPEHILDKSARLNEVHIELIKARFDLARARVEYNFHKSLSEEKLTSEEIQKAELTRDEKLTQLEEGLNLALRINRAGSIGENDLACIKEVAAMEFLNFKGERQPLLTGFELKNLTVIKGNLTDEEYKEIQSHVNYTLNILNNIPFTPELSRVPLFAATHHEMLNGSGYPHGLKETDIPLQARILAMADVFDALVAKDRPYKKSLPLEKALDILREEAINGRLDKDIVNLFIEERIWTDESLEQGPDF